The proteins below come from a single Arthrobacter sp. zg-Y1171 genomic window:
- a CDS encoding RDD family protein, whose amino-acid sequence MASSTNLVNATAFQRLAAKALDALPSAVLLLAVTWLFSLVGGDDTRILGMTTGAVLAGGYALWLWIWEAGSGKTPGNLALGIRTTSGNGHAPGLVPVLLRNALLGVSGVVVVGPVVLLVSNLWDKNHQRQGWHDKVAGTLVVDVRAGRDPLLTGGIRASGAAAPESSADPSSAPSAGSAAAPVTAVPGFPSSAVPQTASSPFQTVPAAVAGAPAAPAGAPVPAPVSPRRAAAAALTAGALPAPVPAPAPAAAAAPADVPQHPDDELEMTRVASRHRSTGVLVQFDDGAAVVVTGTALLGRNPATKPQETVGQLLDFADMGRSVSKTHLHLQADPNGVWVTDRNSTNGSAVVTAQGLREELEPLRPVLAPAGSTVFFGDRSFTVSRA is encoded by the coding sequence ATGGCCTCCAGCACGAACCTCGTCAATGCCACGGCTTTCCAGCGACTGGCCGCCAAGGCACTGGACGCGCTGCCGTCCGCGGTGCTGTTGCTGGCCGTGACCTGGCTGTTCTCGCTGGTCGGGGGCGACGACACCCGGATACTGGGGATGACAACGGGAGCGGTACTGGCCGGCGGATATGCGCTGTGGCTCTGGATCTGGGAAGCCGGTTCCGGCAAGACCCCGGGAAACCTCGCCTTGGGCATCCGGACCACCAGCGGCAACGGACACGCCCCGGGGCTGGTCCCCGTGCTGCTGCGAAACGCACTGCTCGGGGTGTCCGGCGTCGTGGTGGTAGGGCCGGTGGTTCTGCTGGTCTCCAACCTGTGGGATAAGAACCACCAGCGGCAGGGCTGGCATGACAAGGTTGCAGGCACCCTGGTGGTGGACGTGCGGGCCGGCCGTGATCCGCTGCTGACGGGCGGAATCCGTGCCAGCGGCGCCGCTGCCCCCGAAAGCAGCGCAGACCCTTCCTCGGCGCCATCAGCCGGCTCTGCTGCCGCCCCGGTCACTGCGGTGCCGGGGTTCCCCTCTTCCGCCGTCCCCCAGACTGCTTCGTCCCCGTTCCAGACCGTGCCTGCCGCCGTGGCTGGTGCTCCTGCCGCACCGGCTGGTGCGCCCGTCCCGGCTCCGGTCTCCCCGCGGCGCGCGGCGGCTGCGGCGCTGACTGCCGGGGCGCTGCCGGCCCCTGTGCCGGCCCCAGCCCCGGCCGCTGCCGCTGCCCCGGCGGACGTTCCCCAGCATCCGGACGATGAGCTGGAAATGACCCGGGTGGCGTCCCGGCACCGCTCGACCGGCGTGTTGGTGCAGTTCGACGACGGTGCCGCCGTCGTCGTCACCGGCACCGCGCTGCTGGGGCGGAATCCGGCAACCAAGCCCCAGGAAACGGTGGGGCAGCTACTCGACTTCGCGGACATGGGCCGCTCGGTCTCCAAGACCCATCTGCACCTGCAGGCGGATCCAAACGGCGTCTGGGTGACGGACCGCAATTCGACCAACGGCAGCGCCGTCGTCACCGCCCAGGGACTGCGGGAGGAGCTTGAACCGCTGCGCCCCGTCCTTGCCCCCGCGGGCAGCACCGTTTTCTTCGGTGACCGCAGCTTCACCGTCTCCCGGGCCTAG
- the eccCa gene encoding type VII secretion protein EccCa — translation MSVRILHRPARTTAPARGLEPFTMDAPPQMQQGKGGMNMMSLVPLLGAGVSMTVMMLFRGSPLAAVGALAMVVTILASVIMMVSQRGKQGRQRKEQRENYLEYLERCRATLRAEEHTAVKVARIASPPPDALFDIIRNTRRIWERRRHNEDFLHVRIGTGPRQNREVQIMNSGSAVMQSDTFMTTELEILKRRYESSPELPLTVPLDCAGNVSIVGSREFVLRVSRLLLVQGAAFHSPEDLHLALAVPEAERENWEWATWLPHLADQKSTHRTGPVRRLAPSMDVLSDLLADDLHGRSSLAAESRKNFLRGGVGTALPRLLVVADSYGELPVELAVPDKQSSPGALGITTLFLVQERRQEPSEVAIRISEDGEGFRVENYRADPVEPVIEAGTLDQLPVPLAQSLARSLAPLRLSPDSMEHDSSENSQGFLEMLGLSPRLDEADIRRLWKPRGEVDFLRVPLGPDDRGRPALLDLKESAQFGHGPHGLCVGATGSGKSEMLRSLVVGLLATHSPEVLAMVLVDYKGGATFAPFANAPQVTGVITNLSDDVSLIERVYASLSGEIQRRQEVLKEAGNLANITDYQLHRQELLAQGKDLAPLPHLVVIIDEFGELLTARPDFIELFLSIGRIGRSIGVHLLLSSQRIEGGKLRGLDTYLSYRIGLRTLSEAESRTVLDTPDAFHLPPVPGFGYLKVDTTTYTRFKSGYVSGPLELEEEDEPETDDAGRPAVLRVPRYAATLEEAVPQDPAKPASTSGSKRTTGPTVLSTLMDTLAKFPRAVEPIWLPPLPGGIALDIAAGGLDATSHGIRLATGGGLKVPVGLLDDPAKQWQGIWELDLAANGGNAAIVGGPQTGKSTALRTLVASLSLTHSPAEVGIYAIDLLGSGLVPLEGLPHVGGVAVRTNREVVRRTVDEILAMLSQRERIFEKYQIDSLPTLRRLCAQGGIPELPSADIVMVLDGYGQLSDEFEEIEKSVHALISRGGGYGIHVVVTCSRMNEIRIAQQSFFGNRIELRLSDPGESAHGRKLAEAVSPGTPGRALMDRKLQGHFALPRIDSESDPDTANSGMRDLVDAVSASTDERAMQVRVLPAVVDAATAPTPAAPATVPLGQRETDLGTELLDLHNKERHLVIMGDDGAGKTNAMRSVIRRLAEQHNAEDIVFAVFDPRRTLADEVPDDYLGGYATSAALAEQLASAVAGELQKRISATPEEVAALPRVVLVIDDYDVLTAGGSSPLSRLTPFLPLAPEIGLHAVLSRRVRGASRGMYESFFTALRDSGAAALILSGDRGEGTLINGVRARALPPGRAQLVQPGRPVQTLQLFWNETASDVLVGEPAR, via the coding sequence ATGAGCGTTCGGATCCTGCACCGGCCGGCCCGGACCACGGCGCCCGCCCGCGGCCTGGAACCGTTCACCATGGACGCCCCGCCGCAGATGCAACAAGGCAAGGGCGGCATGAACATGATGTCGCTGGTCCCCCTCCTCGGCGCAGGCGTCTCCATGACGGTCATGATGCTCTTCCGCGGATCCCCGCTGGCTGCCGTGGGCGCTCTGGCCATGGTGGTCACCATCCTGGCCTCCGTCATCATGATGGTCAGCCAGCGCGGCAAGCAGGGCCGCCAGCGCAAGGAACAGCGGGAAAACTATCTCGAGTATCTGGAACGCTGCCGTGCGACGCTCCGCGCCGAGGAACACACGGCCGTCAAGGTGGCCCGGATTGCCAGCCCGCCGCCGGACGCCCTGTTCGACATCATCCGCAACACCCGACGGATCTGGGAGCGGCGCCGGCACAACGAGGATTTCCTGCACGTGCGCATCGGTACCGGTCCGCGCCAAAACCGTGAAGTGCAGATCATGAACTCCGGTTCGGCGGTAATGCAGAGTGACACCTTCATGACGACCGAATTGGAGATCCTCAAGCGGCGCTACGAGTCCAGCCCCGAACTGCCGTTGACGGTACCGCTGGACTGCGCCGGGAATGTCAGCATTGTCGGCTCAAGGGAGTTCGTGCTGCGGGTCAGCCGCCTGCTGCTGGTCCAGGGTGCGGCCTTCCATTCCCCGGAGGACCTCCACCTGGCCCTGGCCGTGCCCGAGGCCGAACGGGAAAACTGGGAGTGGGCCACGTGGCTGCCCCATCTGGCCGATCAGAAAAGCACCCACCGCACCGGACCCGTCCGGCGGCTCGCCCCGTCCATGGACGTCTTGTCGGATCTGCTGGCCGATGACCTCCACGGACGTTCCAGCCTGGCCGCGGAGTCCCGGAAAAACTTCCTGCGCGGAGGCGTGGGCACGGCGCTGCCCCGCCTGCTGGTGGTTGCCGACTCCTACGGAGAGCTGCCGGTGGAGCTGGCAGTCCCGGACAAGCAGTCCTCCCCCGGCGCCCTTGGGATCACCACGCTGTTCCTGGTGCAGGAACGCCGGCAGGAACCCAGCGAAGTGGCCATCCGCATCAGCGAGGACGGCGAGGGCTTCCGGGTGGAAAACTACCGGGCCGACCCCGTGGAGCCGGTGATCGAGGCGGGCACCCTGGACCAGTTGCCGGTCCCGCTCGCACAGTCCCTGGCCCGCAGCCTGGCCCCGCTGCGGCTCTCCCCCGATTCGATGGAACACGATTCGTCGGAAAACTCCCAGGGGTTCCTGGAAATGCTGGGCCTCTCCCCGCGCCTGGATGAAGCCGATATCCGCCGGTTGTGGAAGCCCCGCGGGGAGGTGGACTTCCTGCGGGTTCCGCTGGGTCCCGATGACCGCGGCCGTCCGGCCCTGCTGGACCTGAAGGAATCGGCACAGTTCGGGCACGGCCCGCACGGCCTGTGCGTGGGTGCCACCGGCTCCGGCAAGTCCGAAATGCTGCGCAGCCTCGTGGTGGGCCTGCTGGCCACGCACTCCCCCGAGGTGCTGGCCATGGTGCTGGTGGACTACAAGGGCGGCGCCACGTTTGCCCCCTTCGCCAACGCACCCCAGGTCACCGGCGTCATCACCAACCTTTCCGACGACGTCAGCCTGATCGAACGCGTCTATGCCAGCCTCTCCGGCGAGATCCAGCGCCGGCAGGAAGTCCTTAAGGAGGCCGGCAACCTCGCCAACATCACCGACTACCAGCTGCACCGGCAGGAGCTGCTGGCGCAGGGCAAGGACCTGGCACCGCTGCCGCACCTGGTGGTGATCATTGACGAATTCGGCGAGCTCCTGACCGCACGCCCGGACTTCATCGAGCTTTTCCTGTCCATCGGCCGCATTGGGCGGTCGATCGGCGTGCACCTGCTGCTCTCCAGCCAGCGCATCGAGGGCGGCAAGCTCCGCGGCCTGGACACCTATCTGTCCTACCGGATCGGCCTGCGCACGCTCTCCGAGGCTGAGTCCCGGACCGTGCTGGACACCCCCGATGCCTTCCACCTGCCGCCGGTCCCCGGGTTCGGGTACCTGAAGGTGGACACCACCACGTATACCCGGTTCAAGTCCGGGTATGTGTCCGGCCCGCTTGAGCTGGAAGAAGAGGACGAGCCGGAGACGGACGACGCCGGGCGGCCCGCCGTCCTGCGCGTCCCGCGGTATGCCGCGACCCTCGAAGAGGCTGTACCGCAGGACCCCGCCAAACCGGCGTCGACTTCCGGCTCCAAGCGGACCACCGGACCCACGGTGCTCTCCACCCTGATGGACACGCTCGCGAAATTCCCCCGCGCCGTCGAACCGATCTGGCTGCCGCCGCTCCCCGGAGGCATTGCGCTGGACATCGCCGCGGGCGGGCTGGACGCCACCAGCCACGGCATTCGCCTGGCTACCGGCGGCGGTTTGAAGGTCCCGGTAGGGCTGCTCGATGATCCGGCGAAGCAGTGGCAGGGCATCTGGGAACTGGACCTGGCTGCCAACGGCGGCAATGCGGCAATTGTCGGCGGACCGCAGACCGGCAAAAGCACCGCCCTGCGCACGCTCGTCGCCAGCCTGTCCCTGACCCATTCCCCGGCCGAAGTGGGTATCTACGCCATTGACCTCCTCGGCAGCGGCCTGGTTCCGCTCGAAGGGCTCCCCCACGTGGGTGGTGTGGCGGTACGCACCAACCGTGAGGTGGTCCGCCGTACGGTGGATGAAATCCTGGCCATGCTCTCCCAGCGGGAGCGGATCTTCGAGAAGTACCAGATCGACTCGCTGCCCACTCTGCGCCGTCTGTGTGCGCAGGGCGGCATCCCGGAACTGCCCAGTGCGGACATCGTGATGGTGCTGGACGGCTACGGGCAGCTCTCGGACGAGTTCGAAGAGATTGAAAAATCCGTGCATGCCCTGATCAGCCGAGGCGGCGGGTACGGCATCCATGTGGTGGTGACCTGCTCGAGGATGAACGAAATCCGCATTGCGCAGCAAAGCTTCTTCGGCAACCGGATTGAACTGCGCCTGTCCGATCCCGGGGAATCTGCGCACGGCCGGAAACTGGCCGAGGCCGTGAGCCCGGGAACGCCCGGCCGGGCACTGATGGACCGGAAGCTGCAGGGGCATTTCGCCCTTCCGCGCATCGACTCCGAATCGGACCCGGACACCGCCAACTCCGGGATGCGGGACCTGGTGGACGCGGTTTCCGCCTCCACGGACGAACGCGCCATGCAGGTCCGCGTCCTGCCGGCAGTGGTGGACGCAGCAACCGCCCCCACGCCGGCGGCCCCGGCCACGGTGCCGCTGGGCCAGCGCGAGACGGACCTGGGCACCGAGCTGCTGGACCTGCACAACAAGGAACGCCATCTGGTGATCATGGGCGACGACGGCGCCGGCAAGACCAACGCCATGCGGTCGGTGATCCGTCGCCTGGCCGAACAGCACAACGCCGAGGACATTGTGTTCGCGGTTTTCGATCCGCGGCGCACGCTCGCGGACGAGGTGCCGGACGACTACCTGGGCGGTTATGCCACCAGCGCGGCCCTGGCCGAACAGCTGGCATCCGCCGTAGCTGGGGAGCTGCAGAAACGGATCAGCGCCACCCCCGAAGAGGTCGCCGCCCTGCCCCGGGTGGTGCTGGTGATCGACGACTATGACGTACTGACCGCCGGTGGCTCGTCCCCCCTGAGCAGATTGACGCCCTTCCTGCCGCTGGCCCCGGAGATCGGGCTGCACGCCGTGCTTTCCCGCCGGGTCCGCGGTGCCAGCCGGGGCATGTACGAGTCCTTCTTCACGGCCCTGCGTGATTCCGGTGCCGCGGCGCTGATCCTCTCCGGCGACCGCGGGGAAGGCACGCTCATCAACGGTGTCCGGGCCCGGGCACTGCCACCGGGACGCGCCCAATTGGTCCAGCCCGGACGGCCGGTACAGACCCTCCAGCTGTTCTGGAACGAGACGGCCAGCGACGTGCTGGTGGGAGAACCGGCGCGCTGA
- the eccD gene encoding type VII secretion integral membrane protein EccD — MAHAFTRVTLIGSRRHLDLLLPSDQPVGALMPQVLELLNDPPADEVAAKVLVGPDGTELAAESTLSSAEIADGSSLLLCNASEAPPAAVVYDVTDLVVSETEAVSGRWTDRFRELTAGIFAAVGLWAGAEILLGSVAPDDAWWLLLSASLVLLTAGTALARPPRTSAIGPTLQGAGWLLGLGALLRGDLEPETTLLLFAGLSVLTLVGMGLSAANPRALFTGAGTLALATVIWAAAGIVSENPSRTAALAAVASVLLLGLLPKLALSASGLATLDDQRATGGTISRTDALEAVAGAHRGLTLGAVLTSVSIALGLWVLGTDTEHQKWTLSLLFALTLAVFLRARSFPLAAERISLYAASGVGLTALTLASLRFFSSAPWAVGLAVLILAACIAVSLTLDLPDHAEARLRLLAKRLETFAILASIPLVIGMFGIYSQLLDSF, encoded by the coding sequence ATGGCCCATGCTTTCACCCGAGTGACACTGATCGGTTCCCGGCGCCACCTGGACCTGCTGCTGCCGTCGGACCAGCCCGTTGGCGCACTGATGCCGCAGGTCCTGGAGCTGCTGAACGACCCGCCGGCAGATGAGGTAGCCGCCAAGGTCCTGGTAGGACCCGACGGCACCGAGTTGGCCGCGGAGAGCACGCTGAGCAGTGCGGAAATAGCCGACGGTTCCTCCCTGCTGCTCTGCAACGCGTCCGAGGCGCCCCCCGCCGCCGTCGTCTACGACGTCACGGACCTGGTGGTCAGCGAGACCGAGGCCGTCTCCGGCCGCTGGACGGACAGGTTCCGGGAATTGACCGCCGGCATCTTCGCTGCCGTGGGCCTGTGGGCAGGGGCAGAGATCCTCCTGGGCTCGGTGGCCCCCGACGACGCCTGGTGGCTGTTGCTCTCCGCGTCCCTGGTGCTCCTCACGGCCGGCACTGCGCTGGCACGGCCGCCACGGACCTCGGCCATCGGTCCCACCCTGCAGGGGGCCGGCTGGCTGCTGGGCCTGGGCGCCCTGCTGCGCGGCGACCTGGAACCGGAAACAACCCTGCTGTTGTTCGCCGGACTGTCCGTGCTAACCCTTGTGGGAATGGGACTGAGTGCAGCCAACCCGCGGGCCCTCTTCACGGGCGCCGGCACCCTTGCCTTGGCCACCGTGATCTGGGCGGCGGCGGGGATCGTTTCCGAGAACCCTTCCCGCACGGCAGCGCTGGCCGCCGTGGCGAGTGTCCTCCTGCTCGGCCTGCTGCCGAAGCTGGCACTGTCCGCCTCCGGCCTGGCAACCCTGGATGACCAGCGCGCCACCGGTGGAACCATCAGCAGGACGGATGCGCTTGAGGCCGTGGCCGGTGCCCATCGGGGCCTCACCCTGGGCGCGGTCCTTACATCGGTTTCCATAGCGTTGGGGCTCTGGGTGCTCGGCACCGACACAGAGCACCAGAAATGGACGCTGTCGCTGCTGTTCGCCCTGACCCTGGCGGTCTTCCTCCGGGCCCGGTCCTTCCCGCTCGCCGCCGAACGCATTTCGCTGTACGCCGCGTCCGGAGTGGGGCTGACCGCCCTCACCCTCGCATCCCTGCGGTTCTTCTCCTCCGCGCCCTGGGCTGTGGGCCTGGCGGTGCTGATCCTTGCCGCCTGCATCGCGGTCAGCCTGACCCTTGACCTGCCGGACCACGCCGAAGCCCGCCTTCGCCTGCTGGCCAAGCGCCTGGAGACCTTCGCCATCCTGGCATCGATTCCCCTGGTCATCGGGATGTTCGGCATCTACTCCCAGCTGTTGGACAGCTTCTGA
- a CDS encoding DUF6457 domain-containing protein has product MSTNPEMEERRLDDWSRRLTQALQILDLEVDHKMLVELAEKSARTVADNAGLVSAFVVGYAAGLTTTSGRKSSEEAVRKAAETAFQLAETGLEGPDQPGWKGSAQ; this is encoded by the coding sequence ATGAGCACCAACCCGGAGATGGAAGAGCGCCGACTGGACGATTGGAGCCGGCGCCTTACCCAGGCGCTGCAGATCCTGGATCTTGAAGTGGACCACAAGATGCTCGTGGAGCTGGCGGAGAAGTCGGCCCGGACCGTTGCAGACAACGCGGGCCTGGTCAGTGCCTTTGTGGTCGGGTACGCAGCCGGACTCACCACCACCAGCGGGCGGAAATCCTCTGAAGAAGCGGTCCGGAAAGCGGCGGAAACCGCCTTCCAGCTGGCTGAAACCGGTTTGGAAGGCCCGGACCAGCCCGGCTGGAAGGGCTCTGCCCAGTAA
- a CDS encoding FdhF/YdeP family oxidoreductase — translation MARKEPRVKEVNESDIEVKGQPKEWAAGLPAVYHSMKPAIEHMGLARALGTTFRMNQKHGFDCPSCAWPDPKDRSPFEYCEEGVKAVTWEATPVVISSDFWAEHSLTDLRGRSEYWLGMQGRLTEPLYKPAGEDHYRPVSWDEALGIVADRLKALDSPHEAAFYTSGRTSNEAAFLYQLFVRAYGTNNLPDCSNMCHESSGWAMGQTIGIGKATVTYDDFGQADLIILMGQNPGTNHPRMLTALELCKRNGGNIVAVNPLPEAGLKRYKNPQKARGIAGKGTELADQFLQIRLGGDMALLQAISKRVFEAEDKNPGTVLDHEFLEEHCEGLADLKEHLLLLDDEEVLEATGLRAEEIDELAERYLRAEKVIITWAMGITQQKKGVATIKEIINLLLLRGNIGKPGAGAAPIRGHSNVQGDRTMGIWEQMPGTFLDSLGKEFNFDPPREHGADAVETFLRMQDGRIKFFMALGGNLISAISDTHFAEAAMQKTDMTVQMSIKLNRSHLVTGKEALILPVLGRTEIDIQETGRQFVSVEDTVCVVHASHGGVEPVSKNLLSEPALVARLGALVIGDRIDADWAGYEKDYDLIRDHISRVVEGCEDYNERIRHEGGFVLPNGPRDSRTFHTPTGKAVLTVNDLEAVQRPEGTLLLQSMRSHDQWNTTIYGHNDRYRGIKGGRHVLFMNSGDIEELGLADGQYIDIHGVHHDDAERVLRNFRVVSYPTPKGCVAAYYPEANVLVPLDHVAEGSNTPVSKTVLVKVEPAAQQTAGPEDKMRRETAPV, via the coding sequence GTGGCCAGGAAAGAACCCCGCGTTAAAGAAGTCAACGAGAGCGACATAGAGGTCAAGGGACAGCCGAAGGAGTGGGCGGCGGGACTTCCTGCCGTCTACCACTCCATGAAGCCGGCGATTGAACACATGGGGCTCGCCCGCGCCTTGGGGACCACCTTCCGCATGAACCAGAAGCACGGGTTCGACTGCCCGAGCTGCGCCTGGCCCGATCCGAAGGACCGCAGCCCGTTCGAATACTGCGAAGAGGGCGTCAAAGCCGTCACCTGGGAAGCCACGCCGGTGGTTATTTCTTCGGACTTCTGGGCCGAACACAGCCTCACCGACCTGCGCGGGCGTTCGGAATACTGGTTGGGCATGCAGGGCAGGCTGACCGAGCCCCTGTACAAGCCGGCTGGTGAAGACCATTACCGGCCCGTCAGCTGGGATGAAGCACTGGGGATTGTGGCTGACCGGCTCAAGGCCCTGGATTCCCCGCACGAAGCGGCGTTCTACACCAGCGGGCGCACCTCCAACGAGGCGGCCTTCCTGTACCAGCTGTTCGTTCGCGCCTATGGCACGAACAACCTGCCCGACTGCTCCAACATGTGCCACGAGTCCTCGGGCTGGGCCATGGGCCAGACCATCGGAATCGGCAAGGCCACGGTGACCTATGACGATTTCGGCCAGGCCGACCTGATCATCCTCATGGGCCAGAACCCGGGCACCAACCATCCGCGCATGCTCACCGCACTGGAACTGTGCAAGCGCAACGGCGGCAACATCGTAGCCGTGAACCCGCTGCCCGAGGCCGGACTGAAGCGTTACAAGAACCCCCAGAAAGCCCGGGGCATCGCAGGAAAGGGCACCGAACTCGCGGACCAGTTCCTGCAGATCCGGCTCGGCGGGGACATGGCCCTGCTTCAGGCAATTTCCAAGCGGGTGTTCGAGGCAGAGGACAAGAACCCGGGGACCGTCCTCGACCACGAATTCCTCGAGGAGCACTGCGAGGGGCTGGCAGACCTCAAGGAACATCTGCTGCTGCTGGACGACGAGGAAGTGCTGGAAGCCACCGGGCTGCGCGCCGAGGAAATCGACGAACTGGCCGAACGCTACCTTCGGGCCGAAAAGGTGATCATCACTTGGGCCATGGGCATCACCCAGCAGAAGAAGGGCGTTGCCACCATCAAGGAGATCATCAACCTCCTGCTGCTGCGCGGCAACATCGGCAAGCCCGGCGCCGGCGCCGCCCCTATCCGCGGGCACAGCAACGTCCAGGGCGACCGCACCATGGGCATCTGGGAGCAGATGCCGGGGACCTTCCTGGACTCGCTCGGCAAGGAATTCAACTTCGACCCGCCGCGCGAGCACGGCGCCGACGCCGTGGAAACCTTCCTCCGGATGCAGGACGGCCGGATCAAATTCTTCATGGCACTGGGCGGCAACCTGATCTCCGCCATCTCGGACACCCACTTCGCCGAGGCCGCCATGCAAAAGACGGACATGACCGTGCAGATGTCCATCAAGCTCAACCGCTCCCACCTCGTCACCGGCAAGGAAGCGCTGATCCTGCCGGTGCTGGGCCGCACCGAAATCGACATCCAGGAAACCGGCCGGCAGTTCGTTTCGGTGGAGGACACGGTCTGCGTGGTCCACGCCTCGCACGGCGGGGTGGAACCCGTCTCGAAGAACCTCCTCTCCGAACCGGCGCTCGTTGCCCGGCTTGGTGCCCTGGTGATCGGAGACCGGATCGACGCCGACTGGGCCGGCTACGAAAAGGACTACGACCTGATCCGGGACCACATCTCACGGGTAGTGGAGGGCTGCGAAGACTACAACGAGCGGATCCGCCACGAGGGCGGGTTTGTCCTGCCCAACGGCCCCCGGGATTCGCGGACCTTCCACACCCCCACCGGCAAGGCGGTCCTGACGGTCAATGACCTGGAAGCGGTCCAGCGGCCGGAAGGCACCCTGCTGCTGCAGAGCATGCGTTCCCATGACCAGTGGAATACCACCATCTACGGGCACAATGACCGGTACCGCGGCATCAAGGGCGGCCGCCACGTGCTGTTCATGAACTCCGGTGACATCGAGGAACTCGGCCTGGCGGACGGCCAGTACATCGACATCCACGGTGTCCACCACGACGACGCCGAGCGTGTCCTGCGCAATTTCCGGGTGGTCTCCTACCCCACGCCCAAGGGCTGCGTAGCGGCGTACTACCCGGAAGCCAACGTGCTGGTACCGCTGGACCACGTTGCCGAGGGCAGCAACACCCCGGTGTCCAAGACCGTGCTGGTCAAGGTGGAACCGGCCGCACAGCAGACTGCGGGCCCGGAAGACAAGATGCGCCGCGAAACGGCGCCCGTGTAG
- a CDS encoding pore-forming ESAT-6 family protein, with protein sequence MSQDRLSYDTDTSSAVQGDIQSIVARLESLIGEREKAVNAAMSDFQADGVSEDYQAVENRFRNAANETRNIIALVKQTLSQNDETAAGAGARAKSAVQNIG encoded by the coding sequence ATGTCCCAGGATCGTTTGAGCTATGACACTGATACTTCCTCTGCGGTGCAGGGGGATATCCAGTCGATTGTTGCCCGGCTGGAGTCGTTGATCGGTGAGCGTGAGAAGGCTGTGAATGCGGCTATGTCGGATTTCCAGGCTGACGGTGTTTCGGAGGATTACCAGGCGGTGGAGAACCGTTTCCGGAATGCAGCGAATGAGACGCGGAACATTATTGCGTTGGTGAAGCAGACGCTGTCGCAGAATGATGAGACGGCTGCGGGTGCGGGTGCGCGGGCTAAGTCCGCCGTGCAGAACATCGGCTAA